A stretch of the Arachis stenosperma cultivar V10309 chromosome 6, arast.V10309.gnm1.PFL2, whole genome shotgun sequence genome encodes the following:
- the LOC130936650 gene encoding uncharacterized protein LOC130936650 has product MASVCIANCINDARVPMRATYVNLYKWPESDAEFVRSVSSNGRKGGAAAASSSSSSSSSSSSSQVRHGHPRVVDSISCRQIYLRSYKFSREEDNQDESSQKCFGKKKKQKKELYKDECDEKRKKCLVWKKAKDISCSALFKIFQSCLSCSASVDVMDAKS; this is encoded by the coding sequence atggcaTCGGTTTGCATAGCGAACTGCATCAACGACGCGCGTGTTCCGATGAGAGCAACCTATGTCAACCTCTACAAGTGGCCGGAATCGGATGCAGAGTTTGTGAGATCAGTGAGCAGCAATGGAAGAAAGGGTGGTgctgctgctgcttcttcttcttcttcttcttcttcttcttcttcttcctcgcAAGTGCGACACGGACACCCGAGGGTGGTGGACAGCATCTCATGCAGGCAGATATACCTGAGGAGCTACAAGTTTTCGAGGGAAGAAGACAATCAAGACGAGAGTTCGCAGAAATGCTttgggaagaagaagaaacagaaGAAGGAGTTGTATAAAGATGAGTGTGATGAAAAGAGGAAGAAGTGTTTGGTTTGGAAGAAGGCTAAGGACATTTCTTGCTCTGCTCTGTTTAAGATTTTTCAAAGCTGCTTGTCTTGCTCTGCTAGTGTAGATGTTATGGATGCAAAATCTTGA